The Acidobacteriota bacterium genome has a segment encoding these proteins:
- a CDS encoding MFS transporter: MTQATENGPPSEPSAGQRRRGPLSIIFFTILLDLLGFGMILPLLPFYALTYGASALEIGLLSSVYSLGQFLFAPFWGQLSDRWGRRRVLLVTIFATSIAHLLLALAPSLWMLFLARAAAGIFAANYSTAQAYVADVTTGKDRAKGMGLVGAAFGLGFVLGPAMGAILAEVGGHVAVPLAAAALSLLNFVLAVVRLPESLPPEARHTGEERFRLRWFDFRGLEEGSEAADGGGGEGRKRSLIWLLALVFLVVFAFSAMESMLALFCEERFGFGVKETGLLLVFIGVLMVIIQGGLIGRLTHRFGERALILTGIVVMMAGLALLPLAFNLGLLLLFSALLAIGSGLYTPSIPALISRLTSAGRQGATLGLTRSPSSLARAVGPFWGGWMFEHLGPEWPFWGSSVVMVLALVLGVWVLAGWRSATPASGGALSTVPVDE, translated from the coding sequence ATGACCCAAGCCACCGAGAACGGGCCGCCCTCTGAGCCCTCCGCCGGCCAGCGCCGGCGCGGCCCCCTGAGCATCATCTTCTTCACCATCCTGCTGGATCTGCTGGGCTTCGGCATGATCCTGCCGCTGCTGCCCTTCTACGCCCTCACCTACGGCGCCAGCGCACTGGAAATCGGCCTCCTCTCCTCGGTCTACAGCCTCGGCCAATTCCTCTTCGCCCCCTTCTGGGGCCAGCTCTCGGACCGCTGGGGCCGCCGCCGGGTGCTCCTGGTCACCATCTTCGCCACCAGCATCGCCCACCTGCTGCTGGCCCTGGCGCCCAGCCTGTGGATGCTCTTCCTGGCCCGCGCCGCCGCCGGCATCTTCGCCGCCAACTACTCCACCGCCCAGGCCTACGTAGCGGACGTCACCACCGGCAAGGACCGCGCCAAGGGCATGGGCCTGGTGGGCGCCGCCTTCGGCCTCGGCTTCGTCCTCGGCCCGGCCATGGGCGCGATCCTGGCGGAAGTCGGCGGCCACGTGGCGGTCCCCCTGGCCGCCGCCGCCCTGTCGCTGCTCAACTTCGTCCTCGCCGTGGTTCGCCTGCCGGAGTCCTTGCCCCCGGAGGCCCGGCACACCGGCGAGGAGCGCTTCCGCCTCCGCTGGTTCGACTTCCGAGGCCTCGAGGAAGGCTCCGAAGCGGCGGACGGTGGCGGCGGCGAAGGCCGCAAGCGATCGTTGATCTGGCTGCTGGCGCTGGTCTTCCTGGTGGTCTTCGCCTTCTCCGCCATGGAATCCATGCTCGCCCTCTTCTGCGAGGAACGCTTCGGCTTCGGGGTGAAGGAGACGGGACTGCTCCTCGTCTTCATCGGCGTGCTGATGGTGATCATCCAGGGCGGCCTCATCGGCCGCCTCACCCACCGCTTCGGCGAGCGGGCGCTGATCCTCACCGGCATCGTGGTGATGATGGCCGGCCTGGCGCTGCTACCCCTGGCCTTCAATCTCGGCCTGCTGCTCCTCTTCTCCGCCCTGCTGGCCATCGGCTCCGGCCTCTACACCCCGTCCATCCCGGCCCTCATCAGCCGCCTCACCAGCGCCGGCCGCCAGGGCGCCACCCTCGGCCTCACCCGTTCCCCCAGCTCCCTGGCCCGCGCCGTAGGGCCGTTCTGGGGCGGCTGGATGTTCGAGCATCTGGGGCCGGAATGGCCGTTCTGGGGCAGCTCGGTGGTGATGGTGCTGGCTCTCGTCCTGGGCGTCTGGGTCCTCGCCGGCTGGCGTTCTGCAACTCCTGCATCGGGCGGCGCTCTCTCGACCGTCCCGGTGGACGAGTAG
- a CDS encoding EVE domain-containing protein: MRYWINTVSRNHVQAGVEGGFTQADHGKPTRLQRLERGDWIAFYSPRTEFRGGEPLQAFTAMGRIVDEEPYQVEMKPDFHPWRRRVEFLESTEAPIRPLIEGLSFIQNKQRWGYPFRRGLFAVERADFERIAEAMGAQLEVAS; this comes from the coding sequence ATGCGCTACTGGATCAACACCGTCTCCCGCAATCATGTGCAAGCGGGCGTGGAGGGCGGTTTTACCCAGGCCGACCACGGAAAGCCCACGCGGCTCCAACGGCTCGAGCGAGGCGACTGGATCGCGTTCTACTCTCCTCGGACGGAATTCCGAGGTGGCGAGCCGCTCCAGGCGTTCACAGCGATGGGGCGGATCGTGGATGAAGAGCCCTATCAGGTGGAGATGAAGCCGGACTTTCATCCGTGGCGGCGGCGGGTGGAGTTCCTGGAGAGTACGGAGGCACCGATCCGTCCGCTGATCGAGGGATTGAGCTTCATCCAGAACAAGCAGCGATGGGGCTACCCCTTCCGGCGGGGGCTTTTCGCGGTGGAGCGGGCCGACTTCGAGCGCATCGCGGAAGCGATGGGCGCTCAACTCGAAGTCGCATCCTAG
- the queA gene encoding tRNA preQ1(34) S-adenosylmethionine ribosyltransferase-isomerase QueA, which produces MLTRDFDFELPEELIAQRALPRGQSRLLVLDAEGEDRHRLIADLPQLLQPGDLLVVNDTRVIPARLFAHRPTGGKVEILLVEPVPRESSSSERSAEGSEPAPEGDAPSLEREVPSLEWEVLVKPGRKARPGTILQLPDGPSLEILSKGDDGRHRARFDQPIEPHLERLGHVPLPPYIKRPDEASDHERYQTVFARHPGAIAAPTAGLHFSDELLQQLEDRGIRRTTVTLHVGIGTFKPVTAELAHEHVMDRERWRVSEEAAEAIRSTRAAGGRIVAVGTTVVRTLESAARASGGEILPGSGNTDLFIRPGFPFQAVDLLLTNFHLPRSTLLMLVSALAGRERVLDAYREAVERRYRFYSYGDAMLVGRGEG; this is translated from the coding sequence GTGCTGACCCGCGATTTCGATTTCGAGCTCCCCGAAGAGCTCATCGCCCAACGCGCCCTCCCCCGGGGCCAGAGCCGCCTCTTGGTCCTCGACGCCGAAGGCGAGGACCGCCACCGCCTCATCGCCGACCTGCCCCAGCTGCTCCAGCCCGGCGACCTGCTGGTGGTCAACGACACCCGCGTGATCCCCGCCCGCCTCTTCGCCCACCGCCCCACCGGCGGCAAGGTGGAGATCCTCCTCGTAGAGCCAGTCCCCCGCGAGAGCTCCTCCAGCGAGAGATCCGCCGAGGGCAGCGAGCCCGCGCCGGAAGGGGATGCCCCGTCTCTGGAGCGGGAAGTCCCGTCTCTGGAATGGGAAGTTCTCGTCAAGCCCGGCCGCAAGGCCCGCCCCGGCACCATCCTCCAGCTCCCCGACGGCCCGAGCCTCGAGATCCTCTCCAAAGGCGACGACGGCCGCCACCGCGCCCGCTTCGACCAGCCCATCGAGCCGCACCTGGAGCGCCTGGGCCATGTCCCCCTGCCGCCGTACATCAAGCGCCCCGACGAAGCCTCAGACCACGAGCGCTACCAAACCGTCTTCGCTCGCCACCCCGGCGCCATCGCCGCCCCCACCGCCGGGCTGCATTTCTCCGACGAGCTGCTCCAGCAGCTAGAAGACCGCGGCATCCGCCGCACCACCGTCACCCTCCACGTCGGCATCGGCACCTTCAAACCGGTCACCGCCGAGCTCGCCCACGAGCACGTCATGGACCGGGAGCGCTGGCGCGTCAGCGAGGAAGCCGCCGAGGCCATCCGCTCCACCCGCGCCGCCGGCGGCCGCATCGTCGCCGTCGGCACCACCGTCGTCCGCACCCTGGAAAGCGCCGCCCGCGCCAGCGGCGGCGAGATTCTCCCGGGGTCCGGCAACACCGACCTCTTCATCCGCCCCGGCTTCCCCTTCCAAGCCGTCGACCTCCTCCTCACCAACTTCCACCTCCCCCGCTCCACCCTCCTCATGCTCGTCAGCGCCCTCGCCGGGCGAGAGCGGGTGCTGGATGCGTACCGGGAGGCGGTGGAGCGGAGGTATCGGTTCTATTCCTATGGGGATGCGATGCTTGTGGGGCGGGGGGAGGGGTAG
- a CDS encoding VIT family protein encodes MSPHSENHRIDRIGWLRAAVLGANDGIVSTASLIVGVAAAESTHGAVVIAGVAGLVAGAMSMAAGEYVSVSSQADTENADLAREREELATDPEFEHEELAAIYERRGLSEELAREVATQLMKHDALGAHARDELGISEATTARPIQAALASAATFAIGAALPLLTVFLAPLERVPVVVSITSLGFLALLGGISARAGGAPVGVAIGRVTFWGALAMAATAGIGVLFGIST; translated from the coding sequence ATGAGCCCCCATTCGGAGAACCACCGGATCGATCGCATTGGCTGGCTGCGGGCCGCGGTGTTGGGCGCGAACGATGGCATCGTCTCCACGGCGAGCTTGATTGTCGGAGTGGCTGCGGCGGAGTCGACCCATGGGGCCGTGGTCATCGCGGGGGTGGCCGGACTCGTCGCGGGTGCCATGTCCATGGCGGCGGGAGAGTACGTGTCCGTAAGCTCGCAGGCGGACACCGAAAACGCCGACCTGGCACGGGAGCGCGAGGAGCTGGCGACCGACCCCGAGTTCGAGCACGAAGAGCTCGCTGCCATCTACGAGCGGCGGGGGCTGAGTGAGGAGCTGGCCCGGGAGGTGGCGACTCAGCTCATGAAGCACGATGCTCTCGGCGCCCACGCGCGGGACGAGCTGGGGATCTCCGAGGCCACCACCGCGCGCCCCATCCAGGCAGCTCTGGCGTCCGCCGCTACCTTCGCCATCGGAGCGGCCCTTCCGCTTCTGACCGTCTTTCTAGCGCCGTTGGAGCGGGTACCCGTGGTGGTCTCGATTACGTCTTTGGGATTTCTAGCACTGCTGGGGGGGATCTCTGCCCGGGCCGGCGGAGCTCCGGTAGGCGTTGCCATCGGGCGCGTGACGTTCTGGGGCGCCTTGGCCATGGCCGCGACGGCGGGCATCGGCGTGCTCTTTGGGATCTCCACCTGA